A region of Sphingobium baderi DNA encodes the following proteins:
- a CDS encoding DUF7146 domain-containing protein — translation MHNSATEIAQALADNAEGVCRRYLSKGHREGRYWLVGDARNTPGQSLYVRLVASPDGRGAAGKWTDAATGEHGDLLDIIAIACGHAHLRDTLDEARRFLSLPQPPVRKDGPGRVRKGKAPTGSPEAARRLVAMCQPVQRSIVQSYLYGRSITLLRPGDPLRFHPRSHYRPSKRDRPDVRRSWPAMIAIVTDLAGRIDGAHRTWLDPATFDKAPVAYPRRAMGHLLGNGVRFGMAGPVMVAGEGVETILSLRMVMPDMPAIAALSGAHLAAIQFPPSLRRLYVARDADPAGAAAETILTRRALEAGIETAPLDPILDDFNSDLCGPGADALGRHLLPQLRDDDAEYLLRTSG, via the coding sequence ATGCACAATTCCGCCACCGAAATCGCGCAAGCTCTGGCTGACAATGCCGAGGGCGTTTGCCGGCGCTATCTGTCGAAGGGGCATCGCGAGGGCCGATACTGGCTTGTCGGCGATGCCCGCAACACGCCGGGCCAAAGCCTCTATGTCCGCCTTGTCGCGTCCCCGGATGGCCGGGGCGCGGCAGGCAAATGGACCGATGCCGCAACCGGCGAGCATGGCGATCTGCTCGACATCATCGCTATCGCCTGCGGCCATGCGCATCTCAGGGATACGCTGGACGAAGCCCGGCGCTTCCTCAGCCTGCCACAACCGCCTGTCCGCAAGGATGGCCCCGGCCGTGTCCGCAAAGGCAAGGCGCCAACTGGCTCGCCGGAGGCCGCCCGGCGTCTGGTCGCCATGTGCCAGCCCGTCCAGCGAAGCATCGTCCAGTCCTATCTCTACGGCCGCAGCATTACCCTGCTACGGCCCGGCGATCCGCTGCGCTTTCATCCCCGCAGCCATTATAGACCCTCGAAGCGGGATCGGCCTGATGTGCGGCGGAGTTGGCCGGCGATGATCGCGATCGTCACCGACCTCGCGGGCCGGATCGACGGAGCGCATCGCACCTGGCTCGACCCGGCGACCTTCGACAAGGCACCTGTCGCCTATCCCCGGCGCGCGATGGGCCATCTGCTCGGAAACGGGGTTCGCTTCGGCATGGCTGGACCGGTCATGGTCGCCGGCGAAGGCGTCGAGACGATCCTGTCGCTCCGCATGGTGATGCCGGACATGCCAGCGATCGCAGCGCTCTCGGGAGCCCATCTTGCAGCCATCCAGTTCCCGCCGAGCCTCCGGCGCCTCTATGTCGCCCGCGACGCTGACCCGGCAGGCGCCGCGGCTGAAACGATCCTCACGCGCAGAGCTCTGGAAGCCGGCATCGAGACGGCGCCGCTCGATCCGATACTCGACGATTTCAATTCGGATCTGTGCGGCCCAGGAGCAGACGCGCTCGGCCGTCATCTGCTGCCCCAGCTTCGGGACGATGATGCGGAATATCTCCTGCGGACAAGCGGCTGA